The Glycine soja cultivar W05 chromosome 3, ASM419377v2, whole genome shotgun sequence genome window below encodes:
- the LOC114406310 gene encoding type IV inositol polyphosphate 5-phosphatase 9-like isoform X1, with translation MIHSPLFFFITKSSINHYTMTGKLAQFTWPALVANEILNKRLGSSNFIADFPSNTEPLLSHDQSSLSSKTMLNDQKDTQKNKIFVSTWNVGGIAPDEGLNMEDLLETRNNSYDIYVLGFQEIVPLKASNVLGYQNSKISTKWNSIIREALNKNNTHVLHSFKLDEEGDDKKGIYCNNKELGNNNNNNNPGLQGPQDFECIISKQMVGILISVWAKRDLRPFIQHPSVCCVGCGIMGCLGNKGSVSVRFVLHETSFCFVCGHLASGGREGDEKHRNSNVAEIFSRTSFPRRGPMLDLPRKILDHDPVLCRHVILLGDLNYRISLPEETTRLLVENEDWDSLLEYDQLMMELMRGNMLKGWHEGAIKFAPTYKYCPNSDLYYGCCYHGKKAAKKRAPAWCDRIIWFGNGLKQIQYARCESKLSDHRPVKALFIAQVRVSSAALRSFQNLFLSERFEQIETPFEVSPTYEFVCKKQSSFRL, from the exons ATGATCCATtcccctttatttttttttatcaccaaaAGTAGTATAAACCATTATACCATGACTGGAAAGCTAGCTCAA TTCACGTGGCCTGCATTAGTGGCTAATGAGATACTCAACAAGCGACTGGGAAGCAGCAATTTTATAGCAGATTTTCCAAGCAACACAGAACCCTTATTGAGTCATGATCAGTCATCTCTGAGCTCTAAAACTATGCTTAATGATCAGAAGGATACACAAAAAAACAA GATTTTTGTCAGCACATGGAACGTAGGTGGGATTGCCCCAGATGAAGGACTGAATATGGAGGATTTGTTGGAGACACGCAACAATTCCTATGACATCTATGTACTTGG GTTTCAAGAAATTGTGCCTCTAAAAGCATCCAATGTGTTGGGGTATCAAAACAGTAAGATTTCCACCAAGTGGAATTCCATAATCAGAGAAGCTCTGAACAAGAACAACACGCATGTACTTCACAGTTTCAAATTAGATGAAGAAGGTGATGataaaaagggtatttattGCAATAATAAGGAAttaggaaataataataataataataatccagGTCTGCAAGGCCCACAAGATTTCGAATGTATCATTAGCAAGCAAATGGTTGGTATATTGATATCAGTATGGGCTAAGAGAGACCTTCGTCCATTCATTCAACATCCAAGTGTCTGTTGCGTCGGATGTGGCATCATGGGATGCTTAGGGAACAAG GGTTCTGTATCTGTGAGATTTGTGTTACATGAAACAAGCTTTTGCTTTGTGTGTGGTCACCTAGCTTCTGGTGGGAGAGAGGGAGACGAGAAGCATAGAAACTCTAATGTTGCTGAAATATTTTCACGGACAAGCTTTCCTAGAAGAGGACCTATGCTTGATTTGCCGAGAAAGATTCTTGATCACGA CCCTGTCTTGTGCAGACACGTAATATTGCTTGGAGATTTAAATTACAGAATTTCTCTACCGGAAGAAACAACACGCTTACTTGTTGAAAACGAAGACTGGGATTCCCTACTAGAATATGATCAg CTAATGATGGAGCTAATGAGGGGAAATATGTTAAAAGGATGGCATGAAGGAGCAATCAAATTTGCCCCAACCTACAAGTATTGTCCAAATTCAGACCTGTACTATGGATGTTGTTATCACGGCAAAAAGGCAGCGAAGAAGCGAGCACCTGCATG gTGTGACAGAATTATATGGTTCGGCAACGGTTTAAAGCAAATTCAATACGCTAGATGTGAATCAAAACTATCGGATCACAGGCCCGTCAAGGCATTGTTTATAGCACAAGTGAGGGTTTCATCAGCAGCACTAAGAAGCTTTCAAAACTTGTTTCTAtcagagagatttgaacaaaTTGAAACTCCCTTTGAAGTTTCCCCCACCTATGAGTTTGTGTGTAAAAAGCAATCAAGTTTCCGGTTGTGA
- the LOC114406310 gene encoding type IV inositol polyphosphate 5-phosphatase 9-like isoform X3, which translates to MIHSPLFFFITKSSINHYTMTGKLAQFTWPALVANEILNKRLGSSNFIADFPSNTEPLLSHDQSSLSSKTMLNDQKDTQKNKIFVSTWNVGGIAPDEGLNMEDLLETRNNSYDIYVLGFQEIVPLKASNVLGYQNSKISTKWNSIIREALNKNNTHVLHSFKLDEEGLQGPQDFECIISKQMVGILISVWAKRDLRPFIQHPSVCCVGCGIMGCLGNKGSVSVRFVLHETSFCFVCGHLASGGREGDEKHRNSNVAEIFSRTSFPRRGPMLDLPRKILDHDPVLCRHVILLGDLNYRISLPEETTRLLVENEDWDSLLEYDQLMMELMRGNMLKGWHEGAIKFAPTYKYCPNSDLYYGCCYHGKKAAKKRAPAWCDRIIWFGNGLKQIQYARCESKLSDHRPVKALFIAQVRVSSAALRSFQNLFLSERFEQIETPFEVSPTYEFVCKKQSSFRL; encoded by the exons ATGATCCATtcccctttatttttttttatcaccaaaAGTAGTATAAACCATTATACCATGACTGGAAAGCTAGCTCAA TTCACGTGGCCTGCATTAGTGGCTAATGAGATACTCAACAAGCGACTGGGAAGCAGCAATTTTATAGCAGATTTTCCAAGCAACACAGAACCCTTATTGAGTCATGATCAGTCATCTCTGAGCTCTAAAACTATGCTTAATGATCAGAAGGATACACAAAAAAACAA GATTTTTGTCAGCACATGGAACGTAGGTGGGATTGCCCCAGATGAAGGACTGAATATGGAGGATTTGTTGGAGACACGCAACAATTCCTATGACATCTATGTACTTGG GTTTCAAGAAATTGTGCCTCTAAAAGCATCCAATGTGTTGGGGTATCAAAACAGTAAGATTTCCACCAAGTGGAATTCCATAATCAGAGAAGCTCTGAACAAGAACAACACGCATGTACTTCACAGTTTCAAATTAGATGAAGAAG GTCTGCAAGGCCCACAAGATTTCGAATGTATCATTAGCAAGCAAATGGTTGGTATATTGATATCAGTATGGGCTAAGAGAGACCTTCGTCCATTCATTCAACATCCAAGTGTCTGTTGCGTCGGATGTGGCATCATGGGATGCTTAGGGAACAAG GGTTCTGTATCTGTGAGATTTGTGTTACATGAAACAAGCTTTTGCTTTGTGTGTGGTCACCTAGCTTCTGGTGGGAGAGAGGGAGACGAGAAGCATAGAAACTCTAATGTTGCTGAAATATTTTCACGGACAAGCTTTCCTAGAAGAGGACCTATGCTTGATTTGCCGAGAAAGATTCTTGATCACGA CCCTGTCTTGTGCAGACACGTAATATTGCTTGGAGATTTAAATTACAGAATTTCTCTACCGGAAGAAACAACACGCTTACTTGTTGAAAACGAAGACTGGGATTCCCTACTAGAATATGATCAg CTAATGATGGAGCTAATGAGGGGAAATATGTTAAAAGGATGGCATGAAGGAGCAATCAAATTTGCCCCAACCTACAAGTATTGTCCAAATTCAGACCTGTACTATGGATGTTGTTATCACGGCAAAAAGGCAGCGAAGAAGCGAGCACCTGCATG gTGTGACAGAATTATATGGTTCGGCAACGGTTTAAAGCAAATTCAATACGCTAGATGTGAATCAAAACTATCGGATCACAGGCCCGTCAAGGCATTGTTTATAGCACAAGTGAGGGTTTCATCAGCAGCACTAAGAAGCTTTCAAAACTTGTTTCTAtcagagagatttgaacaaaTTGAAACTCCCTTTGAAGTTTCCCCCACCTATGAGTTTGTGTGTAAAAAGCAATCAAGTTTCCGGTTGTGA
- the LOC114406310 gene encoding type IV inositol polyphosphate 5-phosphatase 9-like isoform X2, whose product MIHSPLFFFITKSSINHYTMTGKLAQFTWPALVANEILNKRLGSSNFIADFPSNTEPLLSHDQSSLSSKTMLNDQKDTQKNKIFVSTWNVGGIAPDEGLNMEDLLETRNNSYDIYVLGFQEIVPLKASNVLGYQNSKISTKWNSIIREALNKNNTHVLHSFKLDEEGDDKKGIYCNNKELGNNNNNNNPGLQGPQDFECIISKQMVGILISVWAKRDLRPFIQHPSVCCVGCGIMGCLGNKGSVSVRFVLHETSFCFVCGHLASGGREGDEKHRNSNVAEIFSRTSFPRRGPMLDLPRKILDHEHVILLGDLNYRISLPEETTRLLVENEDWDSLLEYDQLMMELMRGNMLKGWHEGAIKFAPTYKYCPNSDLYYGCCYHGKKAAKKRAPAWCDRIIWFGNGLKQIQYARCESKLSDHRPVKALFIAQVRVSSAALRSFQNLFLSERFEQIETPFEVSPTYEFVCKKQSSFRL is encoded by the exons ATGATCCATtcccctttatttttttttatcaccaaaAGTAGTATAAACCATTATACCATGACTGGAAAGCTAGCTCAA TTCACGTGGCCTGCATTAGTGGCTAATGAGATACTCAACAAGCGACTGGGAAGCAGCAATTTTATAGCAGATTTTCCAAGCAACACAGAACCCTTATTGAGTCATGATCAGTCATCTCTGAGCTCTAAAACTATGCTTAATGATCAGAAGGATACACAAAAAAACAA GATTTTTGTCAGCACATGGAACGTAGGTGGGATTGCCCCAGATGAAGGACTGAATATGGAGGATTTGTTGGAGACACGCAACAATTCCTATGACATCTATGTACTTGG GTTTCAAGAAATTGTGCCTCTAAAAGCATCCAATGTGTTGGGGTATCAAAACAGTAAGATTTCCACCAAGTGGAATTCCATAATCAGAGAAGCTCTGAACAAGAACAACACGCATGTACTTCACAGTTTCAAATTAGATGAAGAAGGTGATGataaaaagggtatttattGCAATAATAAGGAAttaggaaataataataataataataatccagGTCTGCAAGGCCCACAAGATTTCGAATGTATCATTAGCAAGCAAATGGTTGGTATATTGATATCAGTATGGGCTAAGAGAGACCTTCGTCCATTCATTCAACATCCAAGTGTCTGTTGCGTCGGATGTGGCATCATGGGATGCTTAGGGAACAAG GGTTCTGTATCTGTGAGATTTGTGTTACATGAAACAAGCTTTTGCTTTGTGTGTGGTCACCTAGCTTCTGGTGGGAGAGAGGGAGACGAGAAGCATAGAAACTCTAATGTTGCTGAAATATTTTCACGGACAAGCTTTCCTAGAAGAGGACCTATGCTTGATTTGCCGAGAAAGATTCTTGATCACGA ACACGTAATATTGCTTGGAGATTTAAATTACAGAATTTCTCTACCGGAAGAAACAACACGCTTACTTGTTGAAAACGAAGACTGGGATTCCCTACTAGAATATGATCAg CTAATGATGGAGCTAATGAGGGGAAATATGTTAAAAGGATGGCATGAAGGAGCAATCAAATTTGCCCCAACCTACAAGTATTGTCCAAATTCAGACCTGTACTATGGATGTTGTTATCACGGCAAAAAGGCAGCGAAGAAGCGAGCACCTGCATG gTGTGACAGAATTATATGGTTCGGCAACGGTTTAAAGCAAATTCAATACGCTAGATGTGAATCAAAACTATCGGATCACAGGCCCGTCAAGGCATTGTTTATAGCACAAGTGAGGGTTTCATCAGCAGCACTAAGAAGCTTTCAAAACTTGTTTCTAtcagagagatttgaacaaaTTGAAACTCCCTTTGAAGTTTCCCCCACCTATGAGTTTGTGTGTAAAAAGCAATCAAGTTTCCGGTTGTGA